Below is a genomic region from Zea mays cultivar B73 chromosome 9, Zm-B73-REFERENCE-NAM-5.0, whole genome shotgun sequence.
gaaggcttcgtcctctgaagcttcgtcagcaaattccttttctttctcagacactgcggccatggcctcttcggcggcagtagtggCTTCCTCTGTGGCCATGTTTAgtagcattttgtcgatgtgttcgattgtgcttgccaaattcaaatcttcagttgaggtagcttcggtagccgcgacctccgaaggtgtgacttcaatatttgttatttcctcagccgccGGTATCTTCTGAggtgaagctctcggtggtgtcttgtcaatgacttctgttactgcgatgattctttgtctctttgttttagttgttttcttcgtttttttgggctccttttccttctgaaaaaactttgtcagttgaggccccaatggacttagcttcgcaggcagggattcagtcattaccttcaaaatctcttccaccactacaagaaactaataaatgttcgtgggttaatTTAAAAACGTGGGTACTCACGTTCTTAATTGAGTTACATTCGTGGGttatgttaagaacgtgggtacccacgttcttaaattaaattcgtgggcccgtgataaaaccgtcgaacttatcgtattaggaacgtgggtacccacgtttttaTATTAAATTCGTGGGTCACGTGAACACCGTCGAACTAAACCCAAAAACCTAAATCTCTCACCCCCCACGTCTCTTTTCTTTCCATCTGTCTACCGCGCGCGCTCGCCGCTACCTGCCCGCCGCCATCGCCCCGTCCCGCGCGCGCCCTGCTGCCCCACCGCGCGCCGGCTCGCGCGCCGCCCAGCACGCCGccaccccgcgcgcgccccgccgcCTCGCCGCCCCACCGCACGCCTGCTAGCGCGCTGCCCAGCACGCGGCCCGCCCTCGCCACCCTAACCGCCGCCGCAGCCGCCGCCCGATGTGCCCTCATGCACGAGACCTCTCGAACCCTCTCAGAAGGCGGTGCGATCCGGTTTGGGTCGCCATGCCGAGCCCGATGTGCCCGACGCGTGCGCGGCTGAGTCGAAGCCGAAACTAGCGCATGGAGATGACGACGATAGGCCGCCCCTTGAGGAGAAGCGCCGCTGCAGCGGTGAGGGCGGATTCGTCTTCCTCTGCGCCCTTGCTGGACACACCGAGGTGCGCGCTTCCCCCATCTCTCTGAAAATTCTCTATCTCGACGCGATCGCCAATTTCTGTCTAGCAGTTGTGGTGGAGTCTTACAGTAATCATAAAATCTGATAGGCTATCGGTGGGATTTCTCTGCCGTCTGGTTCGAACAAGCTCTACTCCGGCAGCGTCGACGGATCTGTTCGCATCTGGGACTGCAATTCCAGCAAGGTAGCTTGGTTCTCGGCTCCCGATGATGTATCTGATTATGCATGGGTTACCAACAATA
It encodes:
- the LOC103639425 gene encoding folate-biopterin transporter; translated protein: MEMTTIGRPLRRSAAAAVRADSSSSAPLLDTPRLSVGFLCRLVRTSSTPAASTDLFASGTAIPASTNKLGFTPEFLGRVKLVTSFASLLGVGLYNYFLKEVPLRKIFLVTTIIGSALGMTHVLFILFS